The following are encoded together in the Pseudomonas maumuensis genome:
- a CDS encoding lipoate--protein ligase family protein, with amino-acid sequence MTDQPQALTVEQGLHAEQDLLAAVCRGERESGVLFWRPTDHALVMPRRMSRLDNFEAACAELAIAGWPVLLRETGGEPVPQSHATVNVALVYAAPRSEGDHGRIENAYERLCLPLCDVLREWGGVASVGEIDGAFCDGRYNVNLNGRKLVGTAQRWRQGLGGKRPVVLVHGALLLDNERESMVAAVNRFNECCDLEQRCRADSHIALHEVAPAAPWFERLNQAYAQVLAALPTD; translated from the coding sequence ATGACCGATCAACCCCAGGCCCTCACCGTCGAACAAGGCCTGCATGCCGAACAGGACCTGCTGGCCGCCGTGTGCCGCGGCGAGCGCGAATCCGGCGTGCTGTTCTGGCGCCCGACCGACCATGCCCTGGTCATGCCCCGACGCATGAGCCGCCTGGACAACTTCGAGGCCGCCTGTGCGGAACTTGCGATTGCCGGTTGGCCGGTGCTGCTGCGCGAAACCGGCGGCGAGCCTGTGCCGCAATCCCATGCAACGGTGAACGTGGCACTGGTCTATGCCGCGCCGCGCAGCGAAGGCGACCATGGTCGCATCGAGAACGCCTACGAGCGTCTGTGCCTGCCGCTGTGCGATGTCCTGCGCGAATGGGGCGGAGTCGCCTCGGTGGGCGAGATCGACGGCGCCTTCTGTGATGGCCGCTACAACGTCAATCTCAATGGCCGTAAGCTGGTCGGCACGGCCCAGCGCTGGCGCCAGGGCCTGGGTGGCAAGCGCCCGGTGGTGCTGGTACATGGAGCGTTGCTGCTGGACAACGAACGCGAATCGATGGTGGCGGCGGTCAACCGCTTCAACGAGTGCTGTGACCTGGAGCAGCGCTGCCGGGCCGACAGCCATATCGCCCTGCACGAAGTGGCGCCTGCCGCGCCGTGGTTCGAGCGTCTGAATCAGGCCTATGCGCAGGTGCTCGCGGCGCTACCTACGGACTAG
- the crp gene encoding cAMP-activated global transcriptional regulator CRP — MVSSALPPKIKNIDKLLAHCQRRRYAAKSNIICAGDRAETLSFIIKGSVTILIEDDDGHEMIIAYLNSGDFFGELGLFEPAGQEHQRSAWVRAKTECEVAEIGYDKFRELARLEPDILYALGSQMAQRLRNTTRKVGDLAFFDVTGRVARCLLDLCKQPDAMTHPDGMQIKITRQEIGRIVGCSREMVGRVLKDLEERSLVQVKGKTMVVYGTR; from the coding sequence ATGGTCTCCTCAGCCCTGCCACCCAAAATCAAGAACATCGACAAGCTGCTGGCCCACTGCCAGCGCCGTCGCTACGCCGCCAAGAGCAACATCATCTGCGCCGGTGACCGGGCCGAGACCTTGTCGTTCATCATCAAGGGTTCGGTGACCATCCTGATCGAGGACGACGACGGCCACGAGATGATCATCGCCTACCTCAACAGCGGCGATTTCTTCGGCGAGCTGGGATTGTTCGAACCTGCCGGCCAGGAGCATCAGCGCAGCGCCTGGGTCCGTGCCAAGACCGAGTGCGAAGTAGCCGAGATCGGTTACGACAAATTCCGGGAACTGGCGCGCCTGGAGCCGGACATCCTCTACGCCTTGGGTAGCCAGATGGCCCAGCGTCTGCGTAACACCACGCGCAAGGTCGGCGACCTGGCATTCTTCGACGTCACCGGTCGCGTCGCCCGCTGCCTGCTCGACCTGTGCAAGCAGCCTGACGCCATGACCCACCCCGATGGCATGCAGATCAAGATCACCCGCCAGGAGATCGGTCGTATCGTCGGTTGTTCACGGGAGATGGTCGGCCGCGTCCTCAAGGACCTCGAGGAACGCAGCCTGGTGCAGGTCAAGGGCAAGACCATGGTGGTCTACGGCACCCGCTAG
- a CDS encoding OsmC family protein, which translates to MKARIQWAGEAMFLGESGSGHVVVMDGPPEAGGRNLGVRPMEMLLLGLGGCSSFDVVSILKKSRQAVESCEAFLEAERAGEDPKVFTKIHMNFVVKGRGLKEAQVKRAVELSAEKYCSASIMLERAGVEITHGYEIVELG; encoded by the coding sequence ATGAAGGCACGCATCCAGTGGGCCGGTGAGGCAATGTTCCTCGGTGAATCGGGAAGTGGCCATGTGGTGGTCATGGACGGTCCACCAGAAGCCGGAGGCCGCAACCTGGGCGTGCGCCCGATGGAAATGCTCCTGCTCGGCCTGGGTGGCTGCAGCAGCTTCGACGTGGTCAGCATCCTCAAGAAATCCCGCCAGGCCGTGGAAAGCTGCGAAGCCTTCCTCGAAGCCGAGCGTGCCGGTGAAGACCCCAAGGTGTTCACCAAGATCCACATGAACTTCGTGGTCAAAGGGCGAGGGCTGAAAGAGGCGCAGGTCAAGCGCGCAGTGGAACTGTCGGCCGAGAAGTACTGCTCGGCGTCGATCATGCTCGAACGTGCCGGTGTGGAGATCACCCACGGTTACGAAATCGTCGAGCTCGGTTGA